From Phalacrocorax carbo chromosome 6, bPhaCar2.1, whole genome shotgun sequence, a single genomic window includes:
- the KANK4 gene encoding KN motif and ankyrin repeat domain-containing protein 4 isoform X2 has product MEKTDANGQLPKPDGEREQPRSLPYSVETPYGFHLDLDFLKYVDDIEKGNTIRRVHIHRKAKQPKFSTLPRNFSLPENGSHGCTSAPSKSWTATCSFPQRKASLGMEEMPCSLLPSELTLPMADEPSYRRKALLAETRRQVELGRQEGELRGRPQLLRASSMPAALPPGQALPGDGRVPSPLWPPPQLCHDQNSSESTFHPTSCSPGSDGIMLNLPRKMVLEQDASMGQKEHLGGGSPGLVQVQPPWQSQHPAAPQLQVVMESGGEEGNAADAGTLQLAEENMNPGEGELSVSAISPNVLKKAEEGSVQAIKNKESCGPQPCDAGEPVGVAALKQQIAALEEQLSKKKEELEQIRAVLEQQDHEIKEKEKCIKLLASSKAQLEEKLCRENTKKAKPPSRQSGGALQCYDAAVNTDLSQVTGAKQAHDKGINVNILVSTKSIGCSIRRADNMNTQATERGAWRDQGLADTCTGVSGEGPGLLGEADIEADLHAPCFTQLKIDEQLSDDNQNHRNNCDTQSLSAHTVTAESCRRTRIGSNREKKSGFGEDKPRDGLEEEGPPDHKELPAVDPIGQYVKKIQELLQEQWLCLEHGYPELASAIKQPASKLSSIQNQIVNSLNSLLSAYSTQGPTDKENSNTHYQQLEISPTTSLKSIMKKKGYGFHAGGNGTKKNLQFVGVNGGYETTSSEDSPSDEDTESEMGRRADDLEPAQAKASSEGEGAPLGTSSQESREDDDLQEPSAEAVPCIQHQADRCKPSEDFLADCQLLSKHLSEIRTTSDKHLRHVLSTVCQEWFRVSSRKSSSPEVVAAYLKALGSIQPQLLAMVVNLADRNGNTALHYSVSHSNFPIAKLLLDTGLCRLDLQNRAGYTAVMLTPLAAAETGEDMDVVMKLLKEGDVNLRAAQGGNSALSLAQRAAHEDIAALLRAHAEQGPSLSA; this is encoded by the exons ATGGAGAAGACAGATG CAAACGGCCAGCTACCCAAACCAGACGGGGAGAGGGAgcagccccgcagcctcccctaCTCCGTGGAGACACCATATGGCTTTCACTTGGACCTGGACTTCCTTAAGTACGTGGACGACATTGAGAAAGGGAACACCATCAGAAGGGTTCACATCCATCGGAAAGCCAAGCAGCCGAAATTCAGCACCCTGCCCCGAAACTTCAGCCTGCCTGAAAACGGCTCCCATGGATGCACGTCTGCTCCCAGCAAGAGCTGGACAGCAacctgctccttcccccagcgAAAGGCATCCCTCGGGATGGAAGAGATGCCCTGTTCCCTCCTGCCCAGTGAGCTGACCCTTCCCATGGCTGATGAGCCGAGTTACCGGAGAAAAGCCCTTTTGGCGGAGACGCGGCGGCAGGTGGAGCTGGGGCGGCAGGAGGGTGAGCTCCGTGGGCGGCCGCAGCTACTGCGAGCCTCCAGCATGCCCGCTGCACTGCCACCCGGCCAGGCCCTGCCGGGGGACGGGAGGGTGCCCTCACCCCTCTGGCCACCTCCGCAGCTCTGCCATGACCAGAACAGCTCTGAAAGCACATTTCATCCCACGTCATGTTCACCTGGCTCTGACGGCATCATGTTAAATCTCCCCCGGAAGATGGTCTTGGAGCAAGATGCCTCCATGGGGCAGAAGGAGCATCTGGGTGGAGgcagcccagggctggtgcAGGTGCAGCCCCCATGGCAGAGCCAGCATCCTGCAGCACCACAGCTGCAGGTTGTGATGGAGAGCGGAGGCGAGGAGGGCAATGCTGCTGACGCTGGCACCCTCCAGCTTGCAGAGGAGAACATGaaccctggggaaggggagttAAGTGTAAGTGCAATTTCTCCAAACGTGCTGAAGaaagctgaggaggggagtgtcCAGGCTATAAAGAATAAGGAAAGCTGTGGTCCTCAGCCTTGTGATGCAGGAGAGCCTGTCGGGGTCGCCGCACTGAAGCAGCAGATTGCTGCtctggaggagcagctgagcaagaagaaagaagagcttGAGCAGATCAGGgcagtgctggagcagcaggatCATGAGAtcaaggagaaggagaaatgcATTAAGTTACTAGCTAGCTCCAAAGCTCAGCTGGAAGAGAAGCTGTGCCGGGAAAACACCAAAAAGGCCAAGCCACCATCCAGGCAGAGTGGGGGGGCTTTGCAGTGCTATGATGCAGCAGTGAACACTGACCTCTCGCAGGTAACTGGGGCCAAGCAAGCCCATGATAAAGGCATCAATGTAAATATCCTAGTCTCCACCAAATCCATAGGATGCAGCATCCGCAGAGCAGACAACATGAACACACAGGCAACGGAGCGGGGTGCTTGGAGAGATCAGGGACTGGCAGACACTTGTACTGGTGTCAgtggagagggacctggacTTTTGGGTGAAGCTGACATTGAGGCTGACCTTCACGCACCATGTTTCACCCAGTTGAAGATTGATGAGCAACTCAGCGATGACAATCAAAATCACAGGAATAACTGTGATACCCAGAGTCTCTCTGCTCACACAGTGACTGCAGAAAGCTGTCGAAGAACAAGAATTGGctcaaacagagaaaagaagtcAGGCTTTGGTGAAGATAAACCTCGAGATGGGCTCGAAGAGGAAGGTCCACCTGACCACAAGGAGCTCCCTGCTGTTGACCCCATCGGCCAATAcgtaaaaaaaatccaggagcTTTTGCAGGAGCAGTGGCTGTGTTTGGAGCATGGCTACCCTGAGTTAGCAAGCGCTATTAAACAGCCGGCTTCCAAGCTCAGCTCCATTCAGAACCAAATAGTTAATTCCTTAAACTCATTGCTCTCTGCCTACTCTACGCAAGGGCCCACAGATAAGGAGAATTCGAACACACACTATCAACAGTTGG AAATCTCTCCAACCACAAGTCTTAAATCTatcatgaaaaagaaaggttatGGTTTCCATGCAGGAGGCAATGGGACCAAAAAGAATCTTCAGTTTGTTGGGGTAAATGGTGG CTATGAAACGACTTCAAGCGAAGACAGCCCATCAGACGAGGACACAGAGAGTGAGATGGGGAGAAGAGCTGATGATTTGGAGCCCGCACAGGCAAAAGCTAGTAGTGAAGGTGAGGGGGCTCCTTTGGGGACCTCCTCGCAGGAGAGCCGTGAGGACGACGACCTGCAGGAGCCATCAGCAGAAGCAGTGCCTTGCATTCAGCACCAGGCTGACAG ATGCAAACCGTCTGAAGACTTCCTTGCCGACTGCCAGCTACTCAGCAAGCACCTCTCAGAAATCAGGACCACAAGTGACAAGCATCTG CGGCATGTCCTGAGCACTGTCTGCCAGGAGTGGTTCCGGGTGTCAAGCCGCAAGTCTTCCAGCCCAGAGGTGGTTGCAGCATATCTCAAGGCACTGGGGTCCATCCAGCCCCAGCTCTTGGCAATGGTGGTGAACCTGGCTGACAGGAATGGCAACACAGCCCTTCACTACAGTGTTTCTCACTCCAACTTCCCAATTGCAAAGCTCCTGCTAGACACAG gcctgTGCCGCCTGGACCTGCAGAACCGCGCTGGCTACACAGCAGTGATGCTCACCCCGCTGGCAGCTGCCGAGACAGGCGAGGACATGGACGTGGTGatgaagctgctgaaggaggGGGATGTCAACCTGCGAGCTGCCCAG GGCGGTAACTCGGCCCTGTCACTGGCCCAGCGCGCTGCTCACGAGGACATCGCAGCCCTCCTGCGAGCCCATGCTGAGCAGGGCCCGTCCCTCTCTGCGTGA
- the KANK4 gene encoding KN motif and ankyrin repeat domain-containing protein 4 isoform X1 codes for MEKTDANGQLPKPDGEREQPRSLPYSVETPYGFHLDLDFLKYVDDIEKGNTIRRVHIHRKAKQPKFSTLPRNFSLPENGSHGCTSAPSKSWTATCSFPQRKASLGMEEMPCSLLPSELTLPMADEPSYRRKALLAETRRQVELGRQEGELRGRPQLLRASSMPAALPPGQALPGDGRVPSPLWPPPQLCHDQNSSESTFHPTSCSPGSDGIMLNLPRKMVLEQDASMGQKEHLGGGSPGLVQVQPPWQSQHPAAPQLQVVMESGGEEGNAADAGTLQLAEENMNPGEGELSVSAISPNVLKKAEEGSVQAIKNKESCGPQPCDAGEPVGVAALKQQIAALEEQLSKKKEELEQIRAVLEQQDHEIKEKEKCIKLLASSKAQLEEKLCRENTKKAKPPSRQSGGALQCYDAAVNTDLSQVTGAKQAHDKGINVNILVSTKSIGCSIRRADNMNTQATERGAWRDQGLADTCTGVSGEGPGLLGEADIEADLHAPCFTQLKIDEQLSDDNQNHRNNCDTQSLSAHTVTAESCRRTRIGSNREKKSGFGEDKPRDGLEEEGPPDHKELPAVDPIGQYVKKIQELLQEQWLCLEHGYPELASAIKQPASKLSSIQNQIVNSLNSLLSAYSTQGPTDKENSNTHYQQLEISPTTSLKSIMKKKGYGFHAGGNGTKKNLQFVGVNGGYETTSSEDSPSDEDTESEMGRRADDLEPAQAKASSEGEGAPLGTSSQESREDDDLQEPSAEAVPCIQHQADRCKPSEDFLADCQLLSKHLSEIRTTSDKHLRHVLSTVCQEWFRVSSRKSSSPEVVAAYLKALGSIQPQLLAMVVNLADRNGNTALHYSVSHSNFPIAKLLLDTGLCRLDLQNRAGYTAVMLTPLAAAETGEDMDVVMKLLKEGDVNLRAAQGGQTALMLGVSHERDDMVRALLSCQADVNLQDEEGMTALMVACQQGNTDIVRLLLAQPTCQVTLTDKGGNSALSLAQRAAHEDIAALLRAHAEQGPSLSA; via the exons ATGGAGAAGACAGATG CAAACGGCCAGCTACCCAAACCAGACGGGGAGAGGGAgcagccccgcagcctcccctaCTCCGTGGAGACACCATATGGCTTTCACTTGGACCTGGACTTCCTTAAGTACGTGGACGACATTGAGAAAGGGAACACCATCAGAAGGGTTCACATCCATCGGAAAGCCAAGCAGCCGAAATTCAGCACCCTGCCCCGAAACTTCAGCCTGCCTGAAAACGGCTCCCATGGATGCACGTCTGCTCCCAGCAAGAGCTGGACAGCAacctgctccttcccccagcgAAAGGCATCCCTCGGGATGGAAGAGATGCCCTGTTCCCTCCTGCCCAGTGAGCTGACCCTTCCCATGGCTGATGAGCCGAGTTACCGGAGAAAAGCCCTTTTGGCGGAGACGCGGCGGCAGGTGGAGCTGGGGCGGCAGGAGGGTGAGCTCCGTGGGCGGCCGCAGCTACTGCGAGCCTCCAGCATGCCCGCTGCACTGCCACCCGGCCAGGCCCTGCCGGGGGACGGGAGGGTGCCCTCACCCCTCTGGCCACCTCCGCAGCTCTGCCATGACCAGAACAGCTCTGAAAGCACATTTCATCCCACGTCATGTTCACCTGGCTCTGACGGCATCATGTTAAATCTCCCCCGGAAGATGGTCTTGGAGCAAGATGCCTCCATGGGGCAGAAGGAGCATCTGGGTGGAGgcagcccagggctggtgcAGGTGCAGCCCCCATGGCAGAGCCAGCATCCTGCAGCACCACAGCTGCAGGTTGTGATGGAGAGCGGAGGCGAGGAGGGCAATGCTGCTGACGCTGGCACCCTCCAGCTTGCAGAGGAGAACATGaaccctggggaaggggagttAAGTGTAAGTGCAATTTCTCCAAACGTGCTGAAGaaagctgaggaggggagtgtcCAGGCTATAAAGAATAAGGAAAGCTGTGGTCCTCAGCCTTGTGATGCAGGAGAGCCTGTCGGGGTCGCCGCACTGAAGCAGCAGATTGCTGCtctggaggagcagctgagcaagaagaaagaagagcttGAGCAGATCAGGgcagtgctggagcagcaggatCATGAGAtcaaggagaaggagaaatgcATTAAGTTACTAGCTAGCTCCAAAGCTCAGCTGGAAGAGAAGCTGTGCCGGGAAAACACCAAAAAGGCCAAGCCACCATCCAGGCAGAGTGGGGGGGCTTTGCAGTGCTATGATGCAGCAGTGAACACTGACCTCTCGCAGGTAACTGGGGCCAAGCAAGCCCATGATAAAGGCATCAATGTAAATATCCTAGTCTCCACCAAATCCATAGGATGCAGCATCCGCAGAGCAGACAACATGAACACACAGGCAACGGAGCGGGGTGCTTGGAGAGATCAGGGACTGGCAGACACTTGTACTGGTGTCAgtggagagggacctggacTTTTGGGTGAAGCTGACATTGAGGCTGACCTTCACGCACCATGTTTCACCCAGTTGAAGATTGATGAGCAACTCAGCGATGACAATCAAAATCACAGGAATAACTGTGATACCCAGAGTCTCTCTGCTCACACAGTGACTGCAGAAAGCTGTCGAAGAACAAGAATTGGctcaaacagagaaaagaagtcAGGCTTTGGTGAAGATAAACCTCGAGATGGGCTCGAAGAGGAAGGTCCACCTGACCACAAGGAGCTCCCTGCTGTTGACCCCATCGGCCAATAcgtaaaaaaaatccaggagcTTTTGCAGGAGCAGTGGCTGTGTTTGGAGCATGGCTACCCTGAGTTAGCAAGCGCTATTAAACAGCCGGCTTCCAAGCTCAGCTCCATTCAGAACCAAATAGTTAATTCCTTAAACTCATTGCTCTCTGCCTACTCTACGCAAGGGCCCACAGATAAGGAGAATTCGAACACACACTATCAACAGTTGG AAATCTCTCCAACCACAAGTCTTAAATCTatcatgaaaaagaaaggttatGGTTTCCATGCAGGAGGCAATGGGACCAAAAAGAATCTTCAGTTTGTTGGGGTAAATGGTGG CTATGAAACGACTTCAAGCGAAGACAGCCCATCAGACGAGGACACAGAGAGTGAGATGGGGAGAAGAGCTGATGATTTGGAGCCCGCACAGGCAAAAGCTAGTAGTGAAGGTGAGGGGGCTCCTTTGGGGACCTCCTCGCAGGAGAGCCGTGAGGACGACGACCTGCAGGAGCCATCAGCAGAAGCAGTGCCTTGCATTCAGCACCAGGCTGACAG ATGCAAACCGTCTGAAGACTTCCTTGCCGACTGCCAGCTACTCAGCAAGCACCTCTCAGAAATCAGGACCACAAGTGACAAGCATCTG CGGCATGTCCTGAGCACTGTCTGCCAGGAGTGGTTCCGGGTGTCAAGCCGCAAGTCTTCCAGCCCAGAGGTGGTTGCAGCATATCTCAAGGCACTGGGGTCCATCCAGCCCCAGCTCTTGGCAATGGTGGTGAACCTGGCTGACAGGAATGGCAACACAGCCCTTCACTACAGTGTTTCTCACTCCAACTTCCCAATTGCAAAGCTCCTGCTAGACACAG gcctgTGCCGCCTGGACCTGCAGAACCGCGCTGGCTACACAGCAGTGATGCTCACCCCGCTGGCAGCTGCCGAGACAGGCGAGGACATGGACGTGGTGatgaagctgctgaaggaggGGGATGTCAACCTGCGAGCTGCCCAG GGAGGCCAGACCGCCCTAATGCTGGGGGTCAGCCACGAGCGGGATGACATGGTGCGagccctcctctcctgccaggCCGATGTCAACCTGCAGGATGAGGAGGGGATGACGGCCCTGATGGTGGCCTGCCAGCAGGGCAACACCGACATCGTCAGGCTCCTCTTGGCCCAGCCCACATGCCAGGTCACACTGACAGACAAG GGCGGTAACTCGGCCCTGTCACTGGCCCAGCGCGCTGCTCACGAGGACATCGCAGCCCTCCTGCGAGCCCATGCTGAGCAGGGCCCGTCCCTCTCTGCGTGA